In the Pseudanabaena sp. PCC 7367 genome, one interval contains:
- a CDS encoding COG4280 domain-containing protein: MNWSIFVAALSSSAIEFLEVVAIAYAIAHSGYIREAIAGSLAGLIGIGILSAISGSSLQLVPLQWLQLSIGVILVWFGFGWVKKSITRQVNQKRAGWIGDDVLIAEGIEIAENSSGFRFSWFNFVIMTKSAALEALEVAIIVVTLGLASSAWTEALTGTALALLLSLLLATILHPYLVKLPDVLIKLGAGIVISSLGTFWLGEGMQLTLPLGDFTILALIATYAIASMLIIYIASSRKTESVAN, translated from the coding sequence ATGAACTGGAGTATTTTTGTTGCTGCCTTAAGTAGCTCAGCGATCGAGTTTTTAGAGGTTGTTGCCATCGCCTATGCCATTGCCCACTCTGGGTATATACGTGAAGCGATCGCTGGCAGTTTGGCTGGACTGATCGGCATCGGCATTCTATCGGCCATATCCGGTAGTAGCCTGCAATTGGTGCCTTTACAATGGCTGCAATTGTCGATCGGCGTGATTTTAGTCTGGTTTGGCTTTGGCTGGGTCAAGAAATCGATTACCAGACAGGTTAATCAAAAACGCGCTGGCTGGATTGGCGATGATGTATTGATTGCGGAAGGGATCGAAATAGCTGAGAATAGCTCAGGATTTAGATTTAGCTGGTTTAATTTTGTAATTATGACCAAAAGTGCAGCTCTCGAAGCGCTGGAGGTAGCGATCATTGTGGTAACACTGGGCCTTGCCTCCAGTGCCTGGACAGAAGCATTAACAGGTACGGCTCTGGCGCTGCTGCTTTCGTTATTGTTGGCAACTATCTTGCATCCCTATCTGGTTAAATTACCGGATGTATTAATTAAATTAGGTGCAGGGATTGTGATTTCCTCACTGGGCACGTTCTGGCTTGGTGAAGGGATGCAATTAACTTTACCACTGGGGGATTTTACGATCCTGGCGCTGATTGCGACCTATGCGATCGCTTCTATGCTCATAATTTATATTGCGAGCAGCAGGAAGACTGAATCTGTAGCCAACTAG
- a CDS encoding ArdC-like ssDNA-binding domain-containing protein — protein sequence MARTKFVHNPEIAKQKQADALTKLELGIQELLKSGDWQKYLRTQSRFHNYSFNNCMLIMAQCPHATRVAGFSKWKQLSRRVKKGEKGIRILAPIVRKLDDDLGDPDANTRTLVGFRTVSVFDISQTEGEDLPQVDTSLSGGDLGLWEALESFSINNGVPVHLEASLSGARGYCQYDDTGKPIKIAVDPMLSPLHKAKTLAHEIGHSLLHSCTEYLGHSTRSEKELEAESVAFVVLDHFGLDTSNYSFSYICSWQQGEDAIANLKASGQRIQQAASQIIDWIEGSFATGA from the coding sequence ATGGCACGTACTAAGTTTGTACACAACCCAGAGATCGCCAAACAGAAGCAAGCTGATGCATTGACCAAGCTTGAGCTGGGTATCCAGGAGTTACTCAAGTCAGGTGATTGGCAGAAATACCTGCGCACCCAGTCCAGGTTCCATAATTACTCGTTCAATAATTGCATGCTGATTATGGCTCAGTGCCCACATGCAACCAGGGTGGCTGGGTTTAGCAAATGGAAGCAACTAAGTCGCAGGGTCAAAAAGGGTGAGAAGGGTATCCGCATCCTGGCTCCGATCGTCCGTAAGCTTGATGATGACCTGGGCGATCCTGATGCCAACACCAGGACATTAGTCGGATTCAGGACTGTTTCGGTATTCGATATATCACAGACTGAGGGCGAAGATTTACCCCAGGTTGATACATCTCTATCAGGCGGCGATCTGGGGCTGTGGGAGGCATTGGAGTCGTTCAGTATCAATAATGGTGTGCCGGTTCACCTTGAGGCCAGTTTAAGTGGTGCCAGGGGATATTGCCAGTATGACGACACTGGTAAGCCAATCAAGATCGCGGTTGATCCAATGCTCTCACCACTGCACAAAGCTAAGACCTTGGCTCACGAGATTGGTCATAGTTTGCTCCACAGTTGCACTGAATATTTGGGGCATTCGACCAGGTCTGAAAAGGAGTTAGAGGCTGAGTCGGTTGCTTTTGTTGTGCTTGACCATTTTGGATTGGATACCAGTAATTACAGCTTTAGCTACATTTGCTCCTGGCAGCAGGGTGAAGATGCGATCGCTAACCTGAAGGCTTCGGGTCAGCGCATTCAGCAGGCAGCTAGCCAGATCATTGATTGGATTGAAGGCAGTTTTGCAACAGGGGCGTAG
- a CDS encoding MFS transporter: MKKLPRWLEGLNNPIFARLYTAQTINLIGDSLTWLGLALLAFQLAGDQSSVVLATALTIRVATFVILSPIAGALADRIDRKKLMATCHLIRMGIVCLYPLVTQVWQIYGIVLALNICYACFTPTFKATVSLVTTVAERPRAIALTSATSQLLGVLGPGLAGSIAALVGTRQIFFLDSITFLIAAILIMTLPGRVMVNQSETATRSLRQTWSDMRSGSVCLCLDPLIRYALALQLVAAIAGAQVLVNTVSHVQSSLQLGKVEYGWVMAAFGIGATIAAVGLGNVHRKVSPILFTSIGAILITLALLPAHLVDMPGLLLLWAIGGTGQTLVNVPTQNLIAERVAIELQGRVYGAHFAWSHLWWAIAYPLAGWLGSNFPANYFFYSSILGIALLLSIYLAFRPQQLTNIENGQWHEHEHSHDAHHQHEQAFSTTAPNIHSHLHFHYAQ; the protein is encoded by the coding sequence ATGAAAAAACTTCCCAGATGGTTAGAAGGGCTAAATAATCCCATTTTTGCCCGCCTGTATACTGCCCAGACAATTAACTTGATTGGTGACTCACTTACCTGGCTGGGCTTAGCATTGCTGGCATTCCAGCTGGCTGGTGACCAATCCAGTGTAGTGCTAGCGACCGCCCTGACCATTCGCGTGGCCACATTCGTGATTCTCTCACCGATCGCTGGAGCCCTGGCCGATCGCATCGATCGTAAAAAACTAATGGCTACCTGTCATCTAATCCGCATGGGCATTGTTTGCCTGTATCCACTGGTAACTCAGGTCTGGCAAATCTATGGCATTGTGTTAGCACTGAATATTTGCTACGCCTGTTTTACGCCCACCTTCAAGGCGACAGTTTCGCTGGTTACCACGGTCGCCGAACGTCCCAGGGCGATCGCCCTCACCAGTGCCACCAGTCAATTACTGGGTGTATTGGGGCCTGGTCTGGCTGGTAGCATTGCGGCCTTGGTGGGGACGCGGCAAATCTTTTTCCTTGATAGTATTACGTTCTTGATCGCAGCAATTTTAATCATGACGCTGCCGGGTCGGGTGATGGTTAATCAATCTGAGACAGCTACCCGCAGCCTGCGGCAAACCTGGAGCGATATGCGATCGGGTTCGGTGTGTTTATGCCTCGACCCGTTGATTCGCTATGCCCTGGCATTGCAACTGGTAGCGGCGATCGCTGGAGCGCAGGTGTTAGTCAATACGGTTAGTCATGTGCAGAGCAGCTTGCAACTGGGCAAGGTGGAATATGGCTGGGTAATGGCTGCCTTTGGTATTGGCGCCACGATCGCAGCGGTGGGTCTTGGGAATGTGCATCGTAAAGTTAGTCCGATTTTGTTCACCAGCATCGGCGCAATTTTAATTACGTTGGCGCTACTACCCGCCCATCTGGTAGATATGCCAGGACTATTGCTGTTATGGGCGATCGGTGGCACTGGCCAAACTCTGGTGAATGTGCCAACCCAGAACCTGATTGCAGAGCGGGTGGCAATCGAACTACAAGGCCGCGTATATGGAGCGCACTTCGCCTGGAGCCATCTCTGGTGGGCGATCGCCTATCCACTGGCAGGTTGGCTGGGCAGCAATTTCCCTGCCAACTACTTTTTCTACAGCAGCATTCTGGGTATTGCTCTGCTGTTATCTATCTATCTGGCTTTCCGGCCGCAACAGTTAACCAATATAGAAAATGGACAATGGCACGAACACGAGCATAGCCACGATGCCCACCATCAACATGAACAGGCCTTCAGCACCACCGCTCCTAATATCCACTCCCACTTACATTTTCACTATGCCCAGTAA
- a CDS encoding Rho termination factor N-terminal domain-containing protein — MAEIKHYREFLLNQEREVFLAGMRGQIPLEQAMHQLAETKSALASLRDRLVMLNIRQLKQLAVGSGIRYYSRLRKAELIEALAG; from the coding sequence ATGGCTGAAATCAAGCATTATAGAGAGTTCCTGCTCAATCAAGAGCGTGAAGTATTCCTAGCTGGTATGCGTGGGCAGATCCCGCTGGAGCAGGCAATGCATCAACTTGCTGAGACCAAATCTGCTCTGGCATCACTACGCGATCGCCTGGTGATGCTCAATATCAGGCAACTCAAGCAGCTTGCTGTGGGTAGTGGCATCCGCTATTACTCAAGGCTGCGTAAGGCTGAGCTGATCGAGGCTTTGGCGGGCTAA